A genome region from Neptunomonas japonica JAMM 1380 includes the following:
- the tolQ gene encoding protein TolQ — MGEQLSIWSLVVNASTVVQVVMAILVLASFISWVMIFQRFAVIRKTTSALRSFEDRFWSGIDLGQLYREITDSGTKISGAETIFCAGIKEYTRMTQQKNYDPDAVMDGVQRSMRVALAREEEKLDQNLPFLATVGSTSPYIGLFGTVWGIMNSFRGLANVHQATLASVAPGISEALVATAIGLFAAIPAVIAYNRFSAKSEWLMNNYENFADEFSSILHRRIHSPI, encoded by the coding sequence GTGGGCGAACAGTTGTCGATCTGGAGTCTTGTTGTTAATGCCAGCACAGTAGTGCAGGTAGTTATGGCTATTCTAGTCCTTGCCTCTTTTATATCTTGGGTGATGATTTTTCAGCGTTTTGCCGTCATTCGTAAAACGACTTCAGCGCTACGTAGTTTTGAAGACCGCTTTTGGTCTGGTATAGATTTAGGGCAACTCTATCGAGAGATAACGGATTCAGGCACTAAAATCAGTGGTGCAGAAACTATTTTTTGTGCGGGCATTAAAGAATACACAAGAATGACACAGCAAAAGAATTATGATCCGGATGCTGTGATGGACGGTGTTCAACGGAGTATGCGTGTTGCCTTAGCGCGAGAAGAGGAAAAGCTAGATCAAAACTTACCTTTTTTGGCTACAGTCGGCTCCACGAGTCCATACATTGGCCTATTTGGTACGGTTTGGGGCATTATGAATTCCTTTCGTGGTCTTGCTAACGTGCATCAAGCAACGCTTGCCTCGGTAGCGCCAGGTATATCAGAAGCCCTTGTAGCAACCGCGATTGGTTTATTTGCGGCGATACCCGCCGTTATTGCTTATAACCGCTTCTCGGCTAAATCAGAATGGTTAATGAATAACTACGAAAACTTTGCAGATGAGTTTTCTAGTATTTTACACCGTCGTATTCATTCGCCTATTTAA
- a CDS encoding TraR/DksA family transcriptional regulator, producing MTSPLNSFQVDAIKSELLTLLKHLREDVGHELQDQEGERVHEAMKEAHDRGDEASAELDATINITNMSRHLGEIKECQDALQRLMNGSYGLCLGCGEEIELNRLKANPVSARCLSCQSKEERVHREGHRASL from the coding sequence ATGACTTCCCCATTAAACTCCTTTCAAGTCGATGCGATTAAATCTGAACTGCTAACGCTATTGAAACACCTGCGAGAAGATGTTGGTCATGAATTACAGGACCAGGAAGGGGAAAGAGTGCATGAGGCGATGAAAGAAGCCCATGACAGAGGGGATGAAGCCTCAGCAGAATTGGACGCTACTATTAATATTACCAACATGTCTCGCCACCTTGGAGAAATCAAAGAGTGTCAGGATGCTCTGCAGCGTTTAATGAATGGTAGTTATGGGTTATGCCTAGGTTGTGGAGAAGAGATAGAATTAAATCGTTTAAAAGCGAATCCTGTATCGGCTCGGTGCTTGTCTTGCCAGTCAAAAGAAGAGCGTGTTCATCGTGAAGGGCACCGTGCTTCATTGTAA
- the pal gene encoding peptidoglycan-associated lipoprotein Pal — protein MRVSNAAKAISLALSVAWVVGCSSPSTLTDDSGSSSTDNGSATTYGSGSGSGVNGSGVGGSVDVANLQTVFYFDFDASSVRSDSIADLEAHAQYLATHPSASVRLEGHADERGTREYNMALAERRAKSVERFLAINGVSGVQVESISYGEEKPAVMGSSEGSLSQNRRVELKYEAR, from the coding sequence ATGCGCGTTTCCAATGCTGCAAAAGCAATATCTTTAGCGTTATCTGTTGCCTGGGTTGTGGGTTGTAGTTCGCCAAGTACCCTAACTGATGATAGCGGCTCATCTTCAACGGATAATGGTTCTGCGACTACTTATGGCTCTGGATCAGGTTCTGGTGTAAATGGTTCCGGTGTTGGTGGCTCAGTTGATGTAGCCAACCTGCAAACTGTTTTCTATTTTGACTTTGATGCTTCATCGGTACGTAGTGATAGTATTGCTGATTTAGAAGCGCATGCTCAGTATTTAGCAACGCATCCCTCCGCTTCTGTACGCTTAGAAGGCCATGCGGATGAGCGCGGAACACGTGAATACAATATGGCGCTTGCTGAACGTCGTGCTAAATCTGTTGAGCGTTTTTTAGCAATTAATGGAGTGAGTGGCGTGCAAGTTGAATCGATCAGCTATGGTGAAGAGAAACCGGCTGTCATGGGTTCTTCTGAAGGCTCGTTGTCACAGAATCGTCGTGTTGAACTGAAATACGAAGCGCGCTAA
- the ftsY gene encoding signal recognition particle-docking protein FtsY has protein sequence MFKKLRSIFSSSEEVQKEAAETVDSQQDSVASNDMEVASDIAAQEAVEKDAQEDKQVVAPVAEDSSVVVEPEPEPEPEPEPEPEPEPEPEPEPEPEPEPEPEPEPEPVKKGMFARMKAGLSRTKANLSVKLGNLFLGKKEIDDELLEDIETLLLTADVGVEATTEIIGRLTERVARNQLADAQALHESLKQELAGLLGQVEQPLIVDTDKKPYVILMVGVNGVGKTTTIGKLTKRFQAQGKSVMLAAGDTFRAAAVEQLQVWGDRNNVPVVAQHTGADSASVLFDALESAQTKNIDVLIADTAGRLQNKDHLMQELEKVVRVMRKKDATAPHEVMLVLDAGTGQNAMSQARIFKDAVGVTSITLTKLDGTAKGGIIFAIAKQLELPIRFIGVGEQIDDLRPFVAEEFVAALFEE, from the coding sequence ATGTTTAAGAAGCTGAGATCTATATTTTCATCCAGCGAAGAGGTTCAAAAAGAAGCAGCTGAAACAGTTGATAGTCAACAAGATTCGGTTGCCAGTAATGACATGGAAGTAGCGTCTGATATTGCTGCACAAGAGGCAGTAGAAAAAGATGCTCAAGAAGATAAGCAAGTCGTTGCGCCAGTTGCTGAAGATAGCAGCGTGGTTGTAGAACCAGAACCAGAACCAGAACCAGAACCAGAACCAGAACCAGAACCAGAACCAGAACCAGAACCAGAACCAGAACCAGAACCAGAACCAGAACCAGAACCAGAACCAGAACCCGTTAAAAAGGGTATGTTTGCTCGGATGAAGGCGGGGTTAAGCCGTACAAAAGCAAACCTATCAGTAAAGCTAGGTAATTTGTTTCTTGGTAAAAAAGAGATTGATGATGAGCTATTAGAAGATATTGAAACATTACTTTTAACGGCAGATGTTGGCGTTGAAGCAACCACAGAAATTATAGGTCGCCTAACCGAGCGTGTCGCACGTAACCAGCTAGCAGATGCACAAGCGTTGCATGAATCATTGAAACAAGAGCTAGCCGGTTTGTTGGGGCAAGTTGAGCAACCGTTGATAGTAGATACAGATAAAAAGCCTTATGTCATCTTGATGGTTGGCGTTAATGGTGTAGGTAAAACAACGACAATAGGAAAGTTGACTAAGCGTTTTCAGGCACAAGGAAAATCTGTCATGTTAGCGGCCGGTGATACGTTCCGTGCAGCCGCTGTTGAACAGTTACAGGTGTGGGGTGATCGTAACAATGTACCTGTTGTTGCCCAGCACACTGGTGCAGATTCTGCTTCAGTCTTATTTGATGCGTTAGAATCTGCCCAAACAAAGAATATTGATGTATTGATTGCTGATACAGCGGGTCGCTTACAAAATAAAGACCATCTCATGCAAGAACTTGAGAAGGTTGTGCGTGTTATGCGTAAAAAAGACGCAACGGCTCCGCATGAAGTTATGCTAGTGCTTGATGCAGGGACTGGGCAAAATGCTATGAGCCAGGCTCGCATATTCAAAGATGCCGTGGGTGTTACGAGTATTACGTTAACTAAACTGGATGGGACGGCAAAAGGCGGAATCATTTTCGCTATTGCCAAGCAGTTGGAGTTGCCTATTCGTTTTATCGGGGTTGGCGAGCAGATAGACGATTTACGTCCTTTTGTTGCGGAAGAGTTTGTTGCTGCGTTATTTGAAGAATAA
- the tolR gene encoding protein TolR, whose amino-acid sequence MIRRNKNKRKLNADINVVPYIDVMMVLLVIFMVTAPMLTQGVSVELPQATAEPVDAQDQEPVIVTVDKEGLYYINIGGSETEAISSEEVSSRVQKIMSVNPKQLLLVRGDKNVYYDKVVTLMSLMQQSGASSVGLVTE is encoded by the coding sequence ATGATTAGACGGAACAAGAATAAGCGAAAGCTCAATGCCGACATCAATGTGGTTCCTTATATTGATGTCATGATGGTGCTGTTAGTGATTTTTATGGTGACAGCGCCGATGTTAACGCAAGGTGTCAGTGTTGAGCTCCCTCAAGCAACAGCTGAACCTGTTGATGCTCAGGATCAAGAACCTGTCATTGTTACTGTTGATAAAGAGGGCCTGTATTATATTAATATTGGCGGCTCTGAAACCGAAGCCATCAGTAGCGAAGAAGTATCGTCACGTGTTCAAAAAATTATGAGTGTTAATCCAAAACAGCTGTTGCTGGTTCGGGGAGACAAAAATGTCTACTACGATAAGGTCGTGACCTTGATGTCCCTGATGCAGCAATCAGGTGCGAGTAGTGTTGGCTTGGTCACTGAGTAG
- the ruvA gene encoding Holliday junction branch migration protein RuvA, with the protein MIGRLKGEILEKQPPQLLVDVQGVGYEVEASMNTFFRLPEMGHQVVLYTHFVVREDAQLLYGFIDKQERSLFRSLIKANGVGPKMAISILSGMTTQEFIGCLQREDAAALTRIPGVGKKTAERLIVELKDKLQNLQQTEPADFQLTGSDLPDMAQHMAGYREEAESALVSLGYKPVQATKAVAQAEQKLGADVSSEELIRLALKSMISG; encoded by the coding sequence TTGATAGGGCGACTCAAGGGTGAAATACTCGAAAAGCAACCACCACAACTGCTCGTTGATGTGCAGGGCGTTGGTTACGAAGTAGAAGCTTCGATGAATACTTTTTTCCGTTTACCGGAAATGGGGCATCAGGTTGTGCTTTATACGCATTTTGTTGTGCGAGAAGATGCACAGCTGCTGTATGGGTTTATTGATAAACAAGAGCGTAGTTTGTTTCGCTCTTTAATAAAGGCGAATGGTGTTGGGCCAAAAATGGCGATCTCTATTCTTTCAGGGATGACGACACAAGAATTTATAGGTTGCCTACAGCGTGAAGACGCTGCCGCGCTAACGCGTATCCCTGGCGTAGGTAAGAAAACTGCCGAACGCCTAATTGTAGAGTTAAAAGATAAACTTCAAAACCTTCAGCAAACTGAGCCTGCGGACTTTCAGCTTACGGGTAGTGATTTGCCTGATATGGCACAGCATATGGCAGGTTACAGAGAGGAGGCTGAAAGTGCTTTAGTTTCTCTGGGGTATAAGCCTGTACAAGCAACGAAAGCCGTTGCGCAAGCTGAGCAGAAGTTGGGGGCCGATGTTAGCAGTGAAGAGCTTATTCGTTTGGCGCTTAAGTCGATGATATCAGGCTAG
- a CDS encoding cation:proton antiporter family protein: MDFIWILFAFVCGLTVKVISLPPLIGFLFAGFVLHFIGVEPTDSLKTLADLGITLMLFTIGLKLHVSDLLKREIWASTLSHMGIWTLLFTSSSLLLAIISFPYFSNMDLQTAAILGFALSFSSTVCIIKLLEESGEMKTRHGQIAIGVLVMQDIAAVIFLVFATGKVPSIWAFGLFGLVFIRPFLDALLNRAGHGEMLPLTGFFLALGGYELFTLVGVKGDLGALLFGVLLSHHPKASELTKSLLSFKDLFLIGFFLSIGFTALPNWSMLGMAALISSLILIKFLMFFFIFSRLQLRGRTSFLSALALSNFSEFGLIVAALSVESGWLNKEWLVILALAVSLSFILTSLFYRHAHQIYRLYKETIKRYESKTRLQEDLFIQPPNAEILVIGLGRVGKSAFKALQNMVDQRVVGMDADRNRVKEYQLRGMNVFFGDGEDADLWESFDTSAIKLVLLALPSIEDDRNITIQLRNAHYKGQIAAIARYQDEREQLIKAGINNVFNFYTEAGIGFAEESLMLIGEQPTDREAITKLLPGPSRVSKAKP, encoded by the coding sequence ATGGATTTTATCTGGATTTTATTTGCTTTTGTTTGCGGTTTGACGGTTAAAGTAATCTCCCTCCCTCCCCTTATTGGCTTCCTATTTGCCGGCTTCGTACTGCATTTTATAGGCGTTGAGCCTACCGATTCGCTTAAGACCCTCGCCGACCTGGGCATTACACTGATGCTTTTTACCATAGGTCTTAAACTGCATGTATCTGATTTATTAAAACGAGAAATATGGGCCAGCACACTCTCCCACATGGGTATTTGGACACTGCTATTTACTTCCTCCTCTCTGCTGCTCGCCATTATCTCATTTCCATATTTTTCAAATATGGATCTACAAACAGCGGCAATACTCGGTTTTGCTTTAAGCTTCAGTAGCACTGTTTGCATTATTAAGCTTTTAGAAGAAAGCGGAGAAATGAAAACGAGGCATGGTCAAATCGCTATCGGCGTACTCGTTATGCAAGATATAGCAGCCGTAATATTCTTGGTTTTCGCTACAGGAAAAGTCCCTTCAATTTGGGCTTTTGGCTTGTTTGGCTTGGTATTCATTCGCCCTTTCTTGGATGCATTACTCAATAGAGCCGGCCATGGAGAAATGCTTCCCCTAACAGGCTTCTTTCTCGCACTTGGTGGGTATGAGCTATTCACACTAGTCGGTGTGAAAGGTGACTTGGGCGCCCTATTATTCGGTGTTTTATTAAGTCACCACCCTAAAGCCAGCGAGCTCACAAAGTCATTACTAAGCTTCAAAGATCTCTTTTTAATTGGTTTCTTTCTTTCGATTGGCTTCACGGCACTACCAAACTGGTCAATGCTTGGCATGGCGGCACTTATTTCGAGTTTAATCCTGATAAAGTTTCTTATGTTTTTCTTTATCTTCTCTCGCCTGCAATTACGCGGTCGCACTTCATTTTTATCGGCATTGGCATTGAGCAACTTTAGTGAATTTGGCCTCATAGTAGCAGCCCTCAGTGTTGAATCAGGATGGTTAAATAAAGAGTGGCTCGTTATTCTTGCACTAGCGGTCTCTCTATCATTTATCCTAACCAGTCTGTTTTATCGTCATGCTCATCAGATTTACCGATTATACAAAGAAACAATTAAGCGCTATGAAAGCAAAACCCGCTTACAAGAAGACCTTTTCATCCAACCTCCAAACGCAGAAATTCTAGTGATAGGTTTAGGGCGTGTAGGTAAAAGTGCATTTAAAGCCTTGCAGAATATGGTCGATCAACGCGTAGTAGGCATGGATGCCGACCGCAATCGTGTCAAAGAGTATCAACTACGTGGAATGAACGTTTTCTTTGGTGATGGTGAAGATGCTGACCTATGGGAAAGTTTTGACACATCAGCTATTAAGCTCGTGTTATTGGCTTTGCCTTCTATTGAAGATGACCGCAATATCACTATCCAGTTACGTAACGCCCATTATAAAGGGCAAATCGCAGCAATAGCACGCTATCAAGATGAGCGCGAGCAACTCATTAAAGCGGGCATTAATAACGTTTTCAACTTCTATACTGAAGCCGGTATCGGCTTTGCTGAGGAGAGCTTAATGCTCATTGGAGAGCAGCCTACCGATAGAGAAGCTATCACCAAGCTTTTGCCTGGACCTTCAAGGGTAAGTAAAGCTAAACCTTGA
- the ruvB gene encoding Holliday junction branch migration DNA helicase RuvB — MIEADRFISAVSAPVEEQHDRAIRPKTLADYTGQPVVKEQMEIFIHAARQREEALDHTLIFGPPGLGKTTLANIIAHEMGGDIKTTSGPIIEKAGDLAALLTNLEAGDILFIDEIHRLSSNVEEILYPAMEDYQLDIMIGEGPSARSIKLDLPPFTLVGATTRAGSLTSPLRDRFGIVQRLEFYNIEDLTQIILRSAQLSGSKIDEQGAKEVAKRSRGTPRIANRLLRRARDYAEVKGDGVITEDVANLALNMLSVDERGFDHMDRRLLLVMIEKFAGGPVGIDSLAAAISEERDTIEDVLEPYLIQQGYIMRTSRGRVVTDHAYLHFGIDKPDEDQ; from the coding sequence GTGATCGAAGCAGATCGTTTTATCTCCGCGGTAAGTGCTCCGGTTGAAGAGCAGCATGATCGAGCAATCCGCCCTAAAACGTTAGCTGACTACACAGGGCAGCCCGTTGTAAAAGAGCAGATGGAGATTTTTATCCATGCAGCCAGGCAGCGTGAAGAGGCTCTTGATCATACCCTGATCTTTGGCCCACCAGGGCTCGGTAAAACAACTCTAGCGAATATCATTGCGCATGAAATGGGCGGCGATATTAAAACGACTTCTGGCCCTATTATTGAGAAAGCCGGTGATTTGGCTGCTTTACTTACAAATCTTGAAGCAGGCGATATTCTTTTTATTGATGAGATTCATCGCCTTAGTTCCAATGTTGAAGAGATTCTCTACCCTGCAATGGAAGATTACCAGTTAGATATCATGATTGGTGAAGGCCCGTCTGCACGATCGATTAAGCTGGATTTACCTCCGTTCACGTTAGTCGGAGCGACTACTCGAGCAGGTTCTTTAACCTCTCCACTACGGGATCGCTTTGGTATTGTGCAACGTTTAGAATTTTATAATATTGAAGACTTGACGCAAATTATTCTTCGTTCTGCGCAATTGTCCGGATCAAAAATTGATGAGCAAGGCGCTAAAGAAGTTGCCAAGCGTAGTAGGGGAACCCCGCGTATTGCTAACCGTTTGCTTCGTCGTGCCCGCGATTATGCTGAAGTAAAAGGTGATGGGGTTATTACAGAGGATGTGGCTAACCTTGCACTAAACATGTTGAGTGTTGATGAACGTGGTTTTGATCATATGGACCGGCGTTTGTTGTTGGTGATGATTGAAAAATTTGCTGGTGGTCCTGTTGGAATTGATAGTCTAGCGGCGGCGATTAGTGAGGAGCGAGATACGATCGAAGATGTACTTGAGCCTTATCTTATTCAGCAAGGTTACATCATGAGAACATCACGAGGACGTGTGGTCACTGATCATGCCTATTTACACTTTGGTATTGATAAGCCTGACGAAGATCAATAA
- the prpF gene encoding 2-methylaconitate cis-trans isomerase PrpF produces the protein MSQVPQIKIPATYIRGGTSKGVFFRRQDLPESAQVAGAARDNILMRVIGSPDPYGKQTDGMGGATSSTSKTVILDKSSQPDHDVDYLFGQVAIDRAFVDWSGNCGNLTAAVGAFAISGGLVDAGRIPQNGVCVVRIWQANIKKTIIAHVPITNGEVQETGDFELDGVTFPAAEVQVEFMDPADGAGAMFPTGNLVDDLDVPGVGTFKATMINAGIPTIFLNAEEIGYNGTELQEAINGDSVALERFETIRAYGAVRMGLIKDISEAVARQHTPKVAFCAPAQNYVSSSGKQVTTDDIDVAVRALSMGKLHHAMMGTAAVAIGTAAAIPGTLVNMAAGGGERNAVTFGHPSGTLKVGAEAAQVDGEWTATKAIMSRSARVLMEGWVRIPGDSF, from the coding sequence ATGTCGCAAGTACCTCAGATCAAAATTCCTGCTACTTACATACGCGGTGGAACCAGTAAAGGCGTCTTTTTTCGTCGCCAAGACCTTCCAGAAAGTGCACAAGTAGCCGGTGCTGCTCGCGATAATATTCTTATGCGCGTCATAGGTAGCCCAGATCCATACGGCAAGCAAACCGATGGTATGGGTGGTGCTACCTCAAGTACAAGTAAAACCGTTATTTTGGATAAGAGCAGCCAGCCCGACCATGATGTTGATTATCTATTTGGTCAAGTTGCAATCGATAGAGCTTTTGTGGACTGGAGTGGTAACTGCGGTAACCTCACAGCAGCTGTTGGTGCTTTTGCTATCAGTGGTGGTTTGGTTGATGCAGGCCGTATTCCTCAGAATGGTGTATGTGTCGTTCGAATCTGGCAGGCCAATATTAAGAAAACAATTATTGCTCATGTGCCTATTACTAACGGAGAAGTCCAAGAGACAGGTGACTTTGAGTTAGACGGTGTGACTTTCCCTGCAGCTGAGGTCCAAGTTGAGTTTATGGACCCCGCCGATGGTGCTGGTGCTATGTTTCCTACAGGTAACCTCGTTGATGATCTTGATGTTCCTGGCGTCGGTACGTTCAAAGCAACAATGATTAATGCAGGTATCCCTACTATTTTCCTTAACGCTGAAGAAATTGGCTACAATGGAACTGAGCTTCAAGAAGCGATTAATGGAGACTCTGTTGCGCTAGAGCGTTTTGAAACTATCCGAGCATACGGTGCAGTTCGTATGGGGCTTATTAAGGATATTTCAGAAGCTGTAGCTCGCCAGCATACGCCAAAAGTTGCTTTTTGCGCACCGGCTCAAAACTATGTTTCTTCTAGTGGTAAGCAAGTAACCACGGATGATATTGATGTGGCTGTGCGTGCGCTTTCTATGGGTAAGTTGCACCATGCGATGATGGGAACCGCAGCGGTTGCTATCGGTACCGCTGCTGCTATTCCTGGAACCCTGGTGAATATGGCTGCAGGTGGTGGCGAGCGTAATGCGGTTACCTTTGGTCACCCATCGGGTACTCTAAAAGTAGGGGCTGAAGCCGCACAAGTTGATGGTGAATGGACGGCTACTAAAGCTATTATGAGCCGAAGTGCTCGTGTGTTAATGGAAGGCTGGGTGCGTATTCCTGGAGATTCCTTCTAA
- the tolB gene encoding Tol-Pal system beta propeller repeat protein TolB has translation MVKQVLLGVVLLLSSIVVRAELLIQVTQGVDAPTPVAVVPFGWDGELLSDDIATIVSEDLGRSGFFKMMKRENMLSTPHSKEQIFFRDWRVSGSDYLVVGRLLPAANGQITATVELYDVLKEQLVWSETVNGNSANLRDVAHYISDQIFQQLTGIKGAFSTRVVYVTAEMLGKNNYRYRLQMADSDGARPRTILESKEPILSPTWSKDGSKLAYVSFESTRPSIYVQHLATGQRQRIQSFKGLNGAPAWSPNGDKLALVLSKDGNPEIYVLTLATGQLDRITRHYGIDTEPTWAPDGESLLFTSDRGGMPQIYSLHLPTRDLKRLTFEGRYNSRGRLTQDGRFLTMVHQDSSGFHIAVQDLKTGRLDILTSTGLDESPTIAPNGSIILYATKKGGRGVLAGVSLDGRVRFTMPNTRGDVREPAWSPYLQ, from the coding sequence ATGGTTAAACAAGTACTGCTAGGTGTTGTCTTACTGCTATCGTCAATAGTTGTTCGTGCAGAATTGCTCATTCAAGTGACTCAAGGTGTTGACGCACCCACACCCGTCGCCGTTGTCCCTTTTGGTTGGGATGGTGAGCTGTTAAGTGATGACATCGCAACAATCGTATCTGAAGACTTAGGTCGAAGTGGCTTTTTCAAGATGATGAAGCGCGAAAACATGCTGAGTACGCCTCATAGTAAAGAGCAAATATTCTTCCGTGATTGGCGTGTTTCAGGAAGCGATTACCTTGTTGTTGGCCGCCTTTTACCTGCAGCTAATGGACAAATTACAGCAACGGTTGAGCTTTATGATGTGCTTAAAGAGCAGCTGGTGTGGTCTGAAACAGTAAACGGTAATTCAGCTAATCTTCGAGATGTAGCTCACTATATTTCGGATCAAATTTTCCAGCAATTAACCGGTATTAAAGGCGCATTTTCAACACGTGTTGTTTATGTCACCGCAGAAATGTTGGGCAAGAATAACTATCGCTATCGTTTACAGATGGCGGACTCTGACGGTGCTCGGCCGCGTACTATACTTGAATCTAAAGAGCCTATTCTATCGCCGACCTGGTCTAAAGATGGTAGCAAGTTAGCGTATGTGTCGTTTGAAAGTACACGTCCTTCTATTTATGTACAGCATCTAGCTACGGGGCAGCGCCAGCGAATTCAGTCATTCAAAGGCTTAAATGGAGCACCTGCTTGGTCGCCTAATGGCGATAAGCTTGCACTAGTGCTTTCTAAAGACGGTAACCCTGAAATCTATGTGCTGACATTAGCAACGGGGCAATTAGATCGTATTACACGCCATTATGGTATTGATACAGAGCCTACGTGGGCACCCGATGGAGAGTCTTTATTATTTACTTCCGACCGCGGTGGAATGCCTCAAATCTATTCTCTGCATTTACCTACAAGAGACCTAAAGCGCTTAACGTTTGAGGGTAGGTATAATAGCCGTGGTCGCTTAACACAGGATGGTCGCTTTTTAACCATGGTACATCAGGATTCATCAGGTTTTCATATTGCAGTCCAAGACTTAAAAACAGGCCGGTTAGATATTTTAACCAGTACAGGGTTGGACGAATCTCCAACGATTGCACCTAACGGAAGTATTATTCTTTATGCCACGAAAAAAGGTGGACGGGGTGTATTAGCCGGTGTTTCGTTAGATGGACGTGTTCGTTTTACCATGCCTAATACGCGTGGTGATGTGAGAGAGCCTGCTTGGTCTCCTTATTTGCAATAA
- the tolA gene encoding cell envelope integrity protein TolA: MGIASYIIPILFALILHGGLLLLLIPHWFQQEDPYHRTPRHIQAQMIDLKALSNQENLQKKFQQDQLKKAEQEKKREKVEQERQEELKQQQRELEQKRQQKLEQQAKKLQQEKEIKQKAIAEQQRKETQAKKLAKLKEQKANELARKIAAEKEQKKELKKKEEKKKLEAKKRADAKKKRDAEKKRKAAEAKKKADAEKKRKADKLKREEAKRKAQEEKKQQEAERLAAENAANRKAAAAERANKMRAEISGYIQALIERNWRYPSNTRNGMKAKVLIRLFPSGEVDSVEVIQSSGDAAFDKSAEKAVLRVGKFPRVREVDPLFFERELRRVIIEFRPEGLRW, from the coding sequence GTGGGTATAGCCAGTTATATTATTCCAATACTATTTGCGCTGATTTTGCATGGCGGGTTGCTGCTGCTATTGATCCCTCATTGGTTTCAGCAAGAGGACCCTTACCATCGAACGCCTCGTCACATTCAGGCACAAATGATTGACTTAAAAGCGTTAAGTAATCAGGAAAATTTACAAAAGAAGTTTCAGCAAGATCAGCTAAAAAAAGCTGAGCAAGAAAAAAAGCGCGAAAAAGTCGAGCAAGAGCGCCAAGAAGAGCTTAAACAACAGCAACGTGAACTAGAACAGAAAAGGCAACAAAAGCTTGAGCAGCAGGCTAAAAAGCTACAGCAAGAGAAAGAAATAAAACAAAAAGCAATCGCTGAGCAGCAGCGTAAAGAAACGCAAGCCAAGAAGCTAGCTAAACTGAAAGAACAGAAGGCCAATGAGCTTGCGCGTAAAATTGCTGCTGAGAAAGAACAGAAAAAAGAGCTAAAAAAGAAAGAAGAGAAGAAAAAATTAGAAGCTAAAAAGCGTGCTGACGCAAAGAAAAAACGTGATGCAGAGAAAAAGCGCAAAGCAGCAGAGGCCAAGAAGAAAGCCGATGCTGAGAAGAAGCGAAAAGCAGATAAGTTAAAACGTGAAGAAGCAAAGCGCAAAGCCCAAGAAGAGAAAAAACAACAAGAAGCAGAGCGCTTGGCAGCTGAAAACGCGGCTAATCGTAAAGCGGCTGCAGCAGAGCGCGCCAATAAAATGCGAGCCGAGATTAGTGGGTATATTCAAGCACTGATAGAGCGAAACTGGAGATACCCGAGTAATACTCGTAATGGCATGAAGGCTAAAGTGCTAATACGCTTGTTTCCCTCAGGTGAGGTCGATAGTGTGGAAGTGATCCAAAGCAGCGGTGATGCAGCTTTTGATAAGTCGGCCGAAAAAGCAGTATTAAGAGTTGGTAAGTTTCCTCGTGTTAGAGAAGTCGACCCGCTCTTTTTTGAAAGAGAATTACGTCGCGTTATTATTGAATTCCGACCAGAAGGATTAAGGTGGTAA